The nucleotide sequence TGGCCAGCAGCTTTTTTTCTGTGACTTTGGCCATGTTGCCGCAAACAGCGTGACCAAGGGGCAAAATGCGGCACTGCGCCGCATGGCGCTGGGCCAGACGATATACGAGGTTGTTTTCCGTGCCGACAACAAGGGTCGAGCCCGGAGCTTCGGCGGCAACGCGGGCCGCTTCCTTGATGATGTACGAGGTGGAACCGGCGCCGTCGCAGGCTTCGATGACCTCCTGCCTGCATTCGGGGTGGGCGATGACGCGGCAGCCGGGGTATTGGGCGCGCATGTCCGCCACGTCTTCGGGCTCAAAACGCGCGTGGATGGCGCAGCAGCCGGGCCAGAGCAGCAGTTTGCGGTCAAGGGGCTGGCTTTCGGGCTGCACCAGCCCGCCCGCGCCTATGCGCAGCACGTGGCGCTCATGCCGCCCGATGCCCAGAGCCTCGGCGGTATTGTTGCCAAGGTGTCTGTCGGGTAAAAAGAGCACGCCGTCGCCCTGATCCAGCGCCCAGCGCAGCATGGTCTTGGCATTGGCCGAGGTGCAGACCGCGCCGCCAAACTCGCCCACCACGGCCTTGAGGGCCAGGTCTGTGTTGACGTAGGCCAGCGGAACAACCTTGCGACCGGCGGCTGCCAGCTGCTCCAGCACCTTGCGGGCCAGCGGCGCGGGCGTCATGCGCGACATGAGGCAGTCGGCGTCAAGGCTCGGCAGGTGCACGCTCTGGCCGGGTTTGGCCAGCAGCGCCGCCGATTCGCCCATAAAGTACACGCCGCAAAAAACAATATGACCCGCGGCAATGCCGGGAACGCGCCTGGCAAGCTCCAGCGAATCGCCGGTGATGTCGCAGTGGCGCACCACCGCGTCGTTTTGATAGTGGTGGCC is from Desulfovibrio desulfuricans and encodes:
- the nadA gene encoding quinolinate synthase NadA, coding for MQDTSAAITSLKKQLGADLCIMGHHYQNDAVVRHCDITGDSLELARRVPGIAAGHIVFCGVYFMGESAALLAKPGQSVHLPSLDADCLMSRMTPAPLARKVLEQLAAAGRKVVPLAYVNTDLALKAVVGEFGGAVCTSANAKTMLRWALDQGDGVLFLPDRHLGNNTAEALGIGRHERHVLRIGAGGLVQPESQPLDRKLLLWPGCCAIHARFEPEDVADMRAQYPGCRVIAHPECRQEVIEACDGAGSTSYIIKEAARVAAEAPGSTLVVGTENNLVYRLAQRHAAQCRILPLGHAVCGNMAKVTEKKLLATLQSVAAGAASPLHIEEKLCPPARLSLTRMLEACGN